The window TTCATTTCCGGTACAAGATTCAAACAGGATACAGTAGGCggataaaactatattaaacACACATTAAAACAAAAACCTGTCACCAAGAAAGATAAGATGAAGAACAAAACTCTAGCATCAACTTTGAGTTCTATCTGGGCAATGTGATGTCAGCAAGATCCTCTCTGTATGGAATAGCATAGTCCAATTCGAATACATCATTCGATTCAGCAGTCTTTGTAGTGTCGATGAACGTGCTAGTGGTATCCTTTCGGAACATGAGGTAGATCACAGAAATTATGTAGACGGCAATGAAGGGAAAAACTATGATTCCTATTAATACATTTGCAACTTTTGGCAAGTTATTGTCAGTTATCCAACCAACAAAGGCTGTGATCAAGTAGTATATGTTGATGCCAATGATTCCGAGTCCTAGTGTCCATGAAAAAACAATTATCTGCATGCAAGAACAGTTGAGTGAAGATTAGAGCTAAGATTATGTCTACATTATCAGGGTTGTACCACCAAACTTGAACGGTAGACTATATCTAAACAACAAGTTCTTGCGCATTGCGGAAATGTGCATTGTGGTCCTAAGCAAAGATTTTATGGTGTAGAACCGGCCAATTTAGCCATAAGAACTTACATATATTGAGTTTATGTGAGGCCCCATCTTTAACTTGCTGCTACTGAACTTAAGCAGAGGAATCAGAGCGAAGGGGAGCTCAAACGACAATATCATCTGCAAATCATAGACTTATAAGATTTAAGCAATGCGTAAAATGCATGACATACTTTAGACTAAAGTGACACATATTTTGAATGTGCTTGTGCGTTCATTATGGTATTGTGTTTCATATTAGTGAATAGTTGTGTTATTTTATAGTCCATTTTAGAACACAAACCGATGCAATGATGATTAGGCGACCAGCTCCTGATGCTCCCCCAATGATTGAAACAATGAGACTCGGGGTGATAGCAATCAACCTAGTCACCAGGTTTCTAATCCATGTCTTCATCTTCAAGTCAATGAACccctaattaaaaaataaaaatgaagttATCATGAGTTGTGACTGAAATCCAAGTAAAAACTTTTATATCAAGACTACcataatgatattaaaattccaAACCTGCATAATGTATTGTCCAGCATAAGTTCCTGTGATGGTTGAACTCTGACCCGAAGCCAGTAAAGCAATTGCGTACACAGTAGAACTTGATTTTCCCAACACATTCTGTTCGGTAAGCATAGTATGTTGAATTAGTTAGACTTAAATCTTAACTTAAATGTTAAAACTATCAACACAGACAAAAAAATGATATGGACCTTGAGCAGGAAAGAGGCAGAATTAAGAGTTATATCACCGCATCTGTCCAGGTTATCCTGTGACATATTTGGTGAATTGCAAACAGAACCAGTTACAGAAATGACTGCAACATTGATTAGAAATGCTACGAACAAAGCAAATCCGCTCTCTATTAAAAAGTATCTGCAGGCGTCCTGCAATGATAATAAATAAAGGGTTGGTCAAGTGAGATACACCTGAAAATTCAACTCAACTTTGCATGTATTAAAGTAATGTTGGTGCTTAGTGCTTACATTAATTCCACGGACAGAGTTTGGTATCTTTCTGGAGAGCACAAGAGCTGAATGCAGAAACAAGTTGTGCCTGTTGACAAAGTATATTAAGATGAGCACAAATGTAAATGTAAATGTAAATTtgtttgtagaatcatatacaGTATTATGTATGAAGATAATGAAGAATTTTCTTACGGCATGACAAGAGCACCCAGTAGAGCAATGGCATCACTGGTTGCACCTTGGCCAGAAAGCTTAGGAATAAACATTCCCTTAATCACATCTTGTGCAGGAGGCTTCACATAACTCAGTTCTCCAAAAAAACAGGCAGCCATGACGAATACTAATATGGATATCAACAACTCCAGCTTCCTCACCTGCATGATACACATAAATAGAATCCAATCGGATGAATCATACATGTGCTCTTCTTGTTTCTTCC of the Daucus carota subsp. sativus chromosome 4, DH1 v3.0, whole genome shotgun sequence genome contains:
- the LOC108215735 gene encoding metal transporter Nramp6.1, with amino-acid sequence MGSLQQQHQVGGSNRIAALDVDNMDPEAQKSQKKPGWMNFFAYVGPGFLVSLAYLDPGNLETDMQAGADHGYELLWVILIGLIFALIIQSLAANLGVATGKHLAELCKAEYPFFVKYCLWLLAELAVIAADIPEVIGTAFALNILFNIPVWVGVLCTGCSTLLLLGLQRYGVRKLELLISILVFVMAACFFGELSYVKPPAQDVIKGMFIPKLSGQGATSDAIALLGALVMPHNLFLHSALVLSRKIPNSVRGINDACRYFLIESGFALFVAFLINVAVISVTGSVCNSPNMSQDNLDRCGDITLNSASFLLKNVLGKSSSTVYAIALLASGQSSTITGTYAGQYIMQGFIDLKMKTWIRNLVTRLIAITPSLIVSIIGGASGAGRLIIIASMILSFELPFALIPLLKFSSSKLKMGPHINSIYIIVFSWTLGLGIIGINIYYLITAFVGWITDNNLPKVANVLIGIIVFPFIAVYIISVIYLMFRKDTTSTFIDTTKTAESNDVFELDYAIPYREDLADITLPR